In the Chitinivibrionales bacterium genome, one interval contains:
- a CDS encoding DUF488 family protein, with product MVNKTRLFTIGFTQKSAQHFFSSLAGAGVKRVIDIRLNNVSQLAGFAKRDDLAYFLRTLCGIDYIHRPDFAPTKELLDSLKKNQIDWDEFGRQFLRLTERRQIEKEIDLALLDHACLLCSEPAGTCCHRRLVAEYLQTKRGALEICHL from the coding sequence ATGGTGAATAAAACCAGATTGTTCACTATCGGATTTACACAGAAAAGTGCACAACATTTCTTTTCGTCACTTGCAGGTGCGGGTGTCAAGCGGGTAATCGATATTCGGCTCAACAATGTTTCTCAGCTCGCGGGTTTTGCCAAGCGTGATGATCTGGCCTATTTTCTGAGAACCCTGTGCGGTATCGATTATATCCATCGTCCCGACTTTGCGCCAACAAAAGAGTTGCTCGATTCTCTTAAAAAGAACCAAATCGACTGGGATGAATTTGGACGACAATTCCTGCGGCTGACCGAAAGAAGGCAGATTGAAAAGGAAATCGATTTGGCCTTGCTCGATCACGCCTGTCTTCTGTGTTCCGAACCCGCGGGGACATGCTGTCACCGGCGGCTTGTAGCCGAATATCTTCAAACCAAACGTGGAGCCCTTGAGATATGCCACCTGTAA
- a CDS encoding DUF488 family protein — translation MRTIHTIGHSTHSIERLIELLTMHSISAVVDVRSSPYSRFNPQFNKEPLQNALRNANIGYAFMGRELGARSPVAECYINGKVQFDLVAKTGLFRKGLERLKAGIDSCNSCLLCAEKDPLSCHRMVLVSRNLRSEDLRIEHILDNGSVEDNRETEMRLRREHHIDQSDLFASDDELIEKAYALQGEKVAYTEKNGE, via the coding sequence ATGCGAACAATCCATACCATTGGCCATTCAACTCATTCGATCGAACGCCTGATCGAATTATTGACAATGCATTCGATTTCGGCGGTTGTCGATGTGCGCTCATCACCCTACAGCCGTTTCAATCCGCAATTCAATAAGGAACCGCTTCAAAATGCATTGCGCAATGCAAACATTGGATATGCGTTTATGGGACGGGAACTGGGAGCACGGTCTCCGGTTGCCGAATGTTATATCAACGGTAAAGTACAGTTTGACCTTGTCGCGAAAACCGGTTTGTTTCGAAAGGGGCTCGAGCGCCTCAAAGCAGGTATAGATTCCTGCAACAGTTGTCTTCTGTGCGCGGAAAAAGACCCCCTTAGCTGCCACCGTATGGTTCTGGTGTCCCGTAATCTCCGTTCAGAGGACCTTCGGATAGAGCATATTCTCGACAACGGCTCGGTTGAAGACAACCGGGAAACAGAAATGCGCCTTCGGCGGGAACACCATATCGACCAGAGCGATCTGTTTGCCTCCGATGATGAACTTATTGAAAAAGCATATGCCCTCCAGGGAGAAAAAGTCGCATACACGGAGAAAAATGGTGAATAA
- a CDS encoding HD domain-containing protein yields MEKKSSPNRSFQFNISSHFKLTIVIIFICLIVFKILNVTRFPGEMVIPDSVLLGSALAFCIYLWVQEIRDRDKLFRMNVELIGLRDKIKTTEMLLYEKIENTLEQKHPHLRGHARHVSLLSKEIGKKMNMTHQELEILSAAALLHDIGMMSVPDSIIQKPQALDDLEWVEIKKHPVSSFNFFSPLKHFGAESRIVRQHHERFDGKGYPGQLKGKSIELGARIIAVADAFDAMNSQRIYRGTMLPRKFIVRELRANVGTQFDPQIITAFLQVLNEQPFLWDQNLQPA; encoded by the coding sequence ATGGAAAAAAAATCATCACCTAATCGATCCTTTCAATTCAATATTTCGTCGCACTTTAAATTAACAATAGTTATCATTTTTATCTGTTTAATTGTTTTTAAAATCCTCAATGTAACCCGGTTTCCCGGTGAAATGGTTATTCCCGACAGTGTTCTTCTTGGTTCGGCGTTGGCATTTTGTATCTATTTGTGGGTTCAGGAAATACGGGATCGCGATAAACTTTTCAGAATGAATGTTGAGCTGATAGGATTGCGGGATAAAATCAAAACAACCGAAATGCTTCTCTACGAAAAAATTGAGAATACCCTGGAACAGAAGCATCCCCATCTGCGAGGTCATGCCCGCCATGTTTCGTTGCTATCGAAGGAAATCGGCAAAAAGATGAACATGACACATCAGGAACTCGAAATTCTCTCCGCCGCGGCGCTATTGCACGATATCGGCATGATGAGTGTTCCGGATTCGATCATCCAAAAACCTCAGGCTCTGGATGATCTGGAATGGGTTGAAATCAAGAAGCACCCGGTTTCGTCATTTAATTTTTTTTCACCCCTCAAGCATTTCGGTGCAGAAAGCCGGATTGTGCGTCAGCACCATGAGCGTTTCGACGGCAAGGGGTATCCCGGACAACTGAAGGGAAAATCTATCGAACTGGGCGCGCGGATTATTGCTGTCGCCGATGCCTTCGATGCAATGAATTCGCAACGGATCTATCGGGGAACAATGCTTCCCAGAAAATTCATCGTGCGGGAGCTGCGCGCCAATGTCGGGACCCAGTTCGATCCACAAATCATTACCGCATTTTTACAGGTGCTCAACGAACAGCCCTTTCTCTGGGACCAGAATCTGCAACCAGCATGA
- a CDS encoding DUF4398 domain-containing protein, translated as MHKVIGLMSVAVVCMTGIFTGCAQAPEEELASAKAAFQAAEEAEAEKYLPNNYQNVQKALQAVETEISLQKKKFFLARSFARADAMLENVSVLAEDLKNEAPKAKVELKAQVEAGLTSAEGMIKDTRAAVKRAPRSLGRKAVVQMAADVDTAESAITVGMASLNGGDILGARENLAKAQSLLKNVFGQLKPDDE; from the coding sequence ATGCATAAAGTTATTGGCCTGATGTCTGTTGCTGTTGTATGCATGACAGGGATTTTTACCGGCTGTGCCCAGGCGCCGGAAGAGGAACTTGCCTCGGCAAAAGCCGCATTTCAAGCGGCAGAAGAGGCCGAAGCGGAAAAATACCTGCCGAATAATTATCAAAATGTGCAAAAAGCACTACAGGCCGTTGAGACAGAGATTTCATTGCAGAAAAAGAAGTTTTTTCTGGCAAGAAGCTTTGCCAGGGCCGATGCGATGTTGGAAAATGTATCAGTGCTTGCCGAAGATCTCAAGAACGAGGCACCCAAAGCGAAAGTGGAACTAAAGGCCCAGGTTGAAGCGGGATTGACTTCCGCGGAGGGAATGATAAAAGACACACGGGCCGCGGTCAAACGGGCACCACGATCTCTGGGAAGAAAAGCTGTTGTGCAAATGGCCGCGGATGTTGACACTGCTGAGAGCGCGATTACCGTGGGAATGGCATCACTCAATGGGGGTGACATCCTCGGGGCCCGGGAAAATCTTGCCAAAGCCCAGTCATTGCTGAAAAATGTCTTTGGTCAGCTTAAACCCGATGATGAATAA
- a CDS encoding DUF493 family protein: MKKPEIEYPCNWSYRIVGQDKELMRKAVDTVVEDNKEFDLINSHTSSGGKYHSLILDIQVSDERERLHIFECLKKDPSVKFVL; this comes from the coding sequence ATGAAAAAACCGGAAATAGAATATCCATGTAACTGGTCGTACCGGATAGTAGGCCAAGACAAAGAACTCATGCGCAAAGCGGTGGATACAGTGGTTGAGGACAACAAAGAATTCGATCTTATCAATTCACATACCAGCTCGGGCGGGAAATACCATTCCCTGATTCTGGATATTCAGGTGAGTGACGAACGCGAAAGACTCCACATCTTTGAATGCCTGAAAAAAGATCCCTCAGTGAAATTTGTGTTGTGA
- a CDS encoding PEP-CTERM sorting domain-containing protein (PEP-CTERM proteins occur, often in large numbers, in the proteomes of bacteria that also encode an exosortase, a predicted intramembrane cysteine proteinase. The presence of a PEP-CTERM domain at a protein's C-terminus predicts cleavage within the sorting domain, followed by covalent anchoring to some some component of the (usually Gram-negative) cell surface. Many PEP-CTERM proteins exhibit an unusual sequence composition that includes large numbers of potential glycosylation sites. Expression of one such protein has been shown restore the ability of a bacterium to form floc, a type of biofilm.) → MKLNNILRGGRIMKKGTLILMSSLVIGSMAFSAMADAISWTWTDDNYVHTYEVYQGDLTWDQAKAEVKSDWHLATITSQEEQQTLFDAMMDASAAGDEYWLGATQAPQTDEERIADPDAGWSWELDNFGNQEEWNYTNWAVGEPNEWNGTLENHLGIRKGADNESFTGWAWNDEHGSSNIRGYVVEKETPVSVPEPSVISLLAMGIFCLGLYGRKKRK, encoded by the coding sequence ATGAAATTGAACAATATTTTAAGAGGAGGGCGTATTATGAAAAAGGGAACATTGATACTGATGAGTAGTCTCGTTATCGGCAGCATGGCATTTTCTGCTATGGCTGATGCTATCAGCTGGACATGGACCGATGATAATTATGTTCATACCTATGAGGTGTATCAAGGGGACCTTACCTGGGATCAGGCAAAGGCGGAAGTGAAAAGTGACTGGCATCTTGCCACGATCACCAGCCAGGAAGAGCAGCAGACCCTGTTCGATGCCATGATGGATGCGTCGGCGGCCGGTGATGAATACTGGCTTGGTGCAACGCAGGCTCCACAAACCGATGAAGAGAGGATCGCGGATCCGGATGCAGGATGGAGCTGGGAGCTGGACAATTTTGGTAATCAGGAAGAGTGGAATTATACCAACTGGGCTGTCGGCGAACCCAATGAATGGAATGGCACATTGGAGAATCACCTGGGTATCCGAAAAGGCGCCGACAATGAATCATTTACCGGATGGGCTTGGAATGATGAGCACGGCAGTTCCAATATCCGCGGCTATGTCGTTGAAAAAGAGACTCCGGTCAGTGTTCCGGAACCTTCGGTAATCTCTCTTCTTGCCATGGGAATTTTCTGCCTGGGACTCTACGGACGGAAAAAAAGAAAATAA
- a CDS encoding family 43 glycosylhydrolase: MHSYRNPILPGFYPDPSLCRVGRDFYLVTSSFEYFPGVPIFTSKDLVNWKQIGHVLDRPSQLDLDNSPCSRGIWAPTIRFHDGVFYMCTTNMLRKPRGESDVGGHFIVTATDPAGPWSEPYRLDDAPGIDPSLFFDDDGKAYFMATCYPHQGSQYKGNNEIWCREMDIQEMRLIGERYYLWQGALDGAALHTEAPHIYTINGWYYLMVAEGGTGYKHSVTIARSKSVTGPYENNPRNPLITHRNMGNNYPITNVGHADLVQTQNGEWWMVLLGSRPYGGLFRNLGRETFLVRVVWENGWPIVSPGCGRVEFEHAVPDLEPHPWNRVYSRDNFDAERLDFCWNFLRTPRESFWSLSERTGCLRLKLRPEKLSECVNPSFIGRRQQHMNFSASCAIEFDPAREFETAGLVLLQNNNFHFRLEVGFRDGRRIVMLTKREAGDEQVLSCKEIDSTILVLTASARGQEYGFYYGSDETAKIPLAEKVDGRVLSTEIAGGFTGIYIGMYASSNGAQSGNHADFHWFEYRGEEG, encoded by the coding sequence ATGCACAGCTATCGAAATCCAATCCTGCCCGGTTTTTATCCTGATCCATCACTCTGCAGAGTCGGTCGTGATTTTTATCTGGTGACTTCATCATTCGAGTATTTCCCCGGGGTGCCGATTTTTACGAGCAAGGATCTTGTCAACTGGAAACAGATCGGTCATGTACTCGACCGGCCATCCCAGCTCGATCTGGACAATTCGCCCTGTTCACGGGGAATCTGGGCGCCCACGATCCGGTTTCATGATGGTGTTTTTTATATGTGCACGACGAACATGCTGCGAAAGCCCCGGGGGGAATCGGATGTCGGCGGCCATTTTATTGTGACTGCAACCGATCCGGCCGGACCATGGTCGGAGCCATACCGGCTCGATGATGCCCCCGGGATCGATCCTTCACTTTTTTTTGATGATGACGGCAAAGCATATTTCATGGCCACCTGCTATCCGCACCAGGGCTCACAGTATAAAGGGAACAATGAGATCTGGTGCCGGGAGATGGATATACAAGAAATGCGGCTTATTGGTGAGCGTTACTATCTCTGGCAGGGAGCGCTGGACGGTGCGGCATTGCACACTGAGGCGCCCCATATCTATACAATTAATGGATGGTACTATCTGATGGTTGCCGAAGGCGGCACCGGGTATAAGCATTCGGTGACTATTGCACGAAGTAAATCAGTTACCGGGCCCTATGAGAATAATCCACGTAATCCGCTGATTACGCATCGGAACATGGGAAATAACTATCCCATCACCAATGTGGGGCATGCCGATCTGGTGCAAACGCAGAATGGGGAATGGTGGATGGTTCTTTTAGGGTCCCGTCCCTACGGCGGACTGTTCAGGAATCTTGGAAGAGAAACCTTTCTGGTTCGGGTTGTCTGGGAAAACGGCTGGCCGATTGTCAGCCCGGGCTGTGGAAGAGTTGAGTTTGAGCATGCTGTGCCGGATCTGGAGCCTCACCCGTGGAACAGGGTTTATTCACGTGATAATTTTGATGCGGAAAGGCTTGATTTCTGCTGGAATTTTCTGAGGACGCCAAGGGAATCATTCTGGAGCCTGAGCGAACGCACAGGATGTCTCCGTCTGAAACTCCGGCCGGAGAAGCTCTCCGAGTGTGTCAACCCGAGCTTTATCGGGAGGAGGCAGCAGCATATGAATTTCTCAGCCTCCTGCGCAATTGAATTCGATCCTGCAAGGGAATTTGAAACCGCCGGCCTGGTGTTGTTGCAAAACAATAATTTTCATTTCCGGCTGGAAGTCGGATTCAGGGATGGCCGGCGGATTGTCATGCTGACAAAAAGGGAAGCCGGCGACGAGCAGGTCCTGTCATGCAAAGAAATCGATTCGACAATCCTGGTCCTCACAGCGTCAGCCCGGGGCCAGGAGTACGGCTTTTATTATGGTTCCGATGAAACCGCAAAAATTCCGCTGGCCGAGAAGGTCGATGGCCGTGTTCTCAGCACCGAGATCGCCGGCGGATTCACCGGCATCTATATCGGCATGTATGCAAGCAGCAACGGAGCCCAAAGCGGTAACCATGCCGATTTCCACTGGTTTGAATACCGGGGGGAAGAGGGGTAG
- a CDS encoding T9SS type A sorting domain-containing protein: MLTFPIESAYHAKENLDIRLYSASGRMVSGKAAASSKGRRTAKLDICYPTAGIYYIRVDSPGWSRTIPIAIMH, encoded by the coding sequence TTGCTCACCTTTCCGATTGAATCCGCATACCATGCAAAAGAGAATCTCGATATCAGGCTTTATTCGGCAAGCGGCAGGATGGTATCTGGAAAAGCGGCCGCGAGCAGCAAAGGTCGACGCACTGCAAAGCTTGACATTTGCTATCCTACTGCAGGCATTTATTATATCAGGGTCGATTCGCCGGGATGGTCACGCACTATTCCGATTGCAATTATGCATTGA
- a CDS encoding SUMF1/EgtB/PvdO family nonheme iron enzyme, with the protein MKPIVSGSFRMGEYNGTTTSDMPQLTDRQVSKANTGKGEPDEHPVHTVTISTDFFLSETEVTINQFKQFDPSYDHAKRLSTGWGRRTDDGSSDVYALTNWYESVAFCEWLNSQEPGKQYRLPTEAEWEYAARAGTETLWPTGNTPPSGHDIANPWGLKGMFHLPAEWCHDWYDVYPEENVTDPVGPSWGHVKVVRGSRVSSHSRDAELHWTDYYIRTANRGAMAPSYPSVPDGITDLNPKCTYYGTLVGFRIVQGPLPSTQPSRYVAPMPGNCVKQSTDEHIAKGPDMQQPWFRARPILPMPPDDRDGQHTGPAGEFDVIRSAGFYSFEHVRNHSPGLEILDKGDMLAVYYTDETEQSPSMSFVGTRLQAGAEEWDWPEVWMDCADLPESKIR; encoded by the coding sequence ATGAAACCAATTGTTTCCGGTTCTTTCAGAATGGGTGAATATAACGGCACCACGACATCCGATATGCCGCAACTCACCGACCGCCAGGTATCCAAAGCCAACACCGGCAAAGGTGAACCCGATGAACACCCGGTGCATACGGTCACGATCAGCACGGATTTTTTTCTTTCCGAAACCGAAGTCACGATCAATCAGTTCAAGCAGTTCGATCCGTCATACGATCATGCAAAGCGATTGTCGACCGGGTGGGGACGGCGCACCGATGACGGCTCCTCGGATGTTTATGCATTGACAAACTGGTACGAATCGGTTGCGTTCTGCGAATGGCTGAATTCACAGGAGCCGGGTAAGCAGTACCGTCTTCCCACCGAAGCCGAGTGGGAGTACGCAGCCCGCGCAGGGACCGAAACCCTCTGGCCAACGGGAAATACCCCGCCCTCGGGTCACGATATCGCAAACCCCTGGGGCCTCAAAGGCATGTTTCACCTTCCGGCAGAATGGTGTCATGACTGGTACGATGTCTATCCGGAGGAAAATGTTACCGATCCGGTGGGACCCTCATGGGGTCATGTAAAGGTAGTCCGCGGCTCGAGGGTAAGCAGCCATTCCCGTGACGCCGAGTTGCATTGGACCGACTATTATATCCGCACGGCAAATCGCGGGGCCATGGCGCCCTCCTACCCCTCGGTGCCCGATGGTATTACCGATCTTAATCCCAAATGTACTTATTACGGAACCCTTGTGGGATTTCGTATTGTCCAAGGCCCATTGCCGTCAACCCAGCCATCGCGGTATGTCGCTCCTATGCCGGGCAATTGTGTCAAACAAAGCACCGATGAGCACATCGCCAAAGGTCCCGACATGCAGCAACCCTGGTTCAGAGCCCGTCCGATTCTTCCCATGCCGCCGGATGACCGTGACGGCCAGCATACCGGACCTGCCGGCGAATTTGACGTTATCCGCAGTGCGGGATTCTACAGTTTCGAGCATGTACGCAATCACAGTCCCGGCCTTGAAATACTTGACAAAGGCGATATGCTTGCTGTGTATTACACCGATGAAACCGAGCAGTCGCCTTCGATGAGCTTTGTCGGCACGCGGCTCCAGGCCGGCGCAGAGGAGTGGGACTGGCCTGAAGTATGGATGGACTGCGCGGACCTGCCGGAATCGAAAATCCGCTGA
- a CDS encoding polysaccharide deacetylase family protein: MHFDFTWPGGKSGACATSWDDGTVYDFRLVEILNRYGLKGTFNLNSGKLGLTAEQSGWKAYVRPDDIPKLYVGHEVASHTVTHPRLDRLPDDRVLSEIIDDCATLERIVGYPIRGFALPYGRSNDRVASLIQKTGIAYVRPVEECRDFSLPDNFHYWRPTCHHNADITGLWSRFIENKSPAKLFDLWGHSYEFEDNRNWSHIEEFARIAGGSDSIWFATNDEICDYVVNFPE, from the coding sequence ATGCACTTTGATTTCACCTGGCCCGGCGGCAAGTCCGGGGCATGCGCGACCAGTTGGGATGATGGCACTGTTTATGATTTCAGGCTGGTCGAGATACTTAACAGATATGGATTAAAGGGGACATTTAATCTCAACAGTGGCAAGCTGGGATTGACTGCTGAGCAGTCGGGCTGGAAAGCGTATGTGCGCCCGGATGACATTCCCAAATTGTATGTGGGGCATGAGGTTGCCTCGCACACGGTGACACATCCTCGCCTTGACAGGCTGCCGGATGACCGGGTTCTGTCGGAGATCATTGACGATTGCGCAACGCTTGAAAGAATCGTGGGTTATCCAATTCGAGGATTTGCCCTGCCTTATGGACGCTCCAATGATCGTGTGGCTTCTCTGATACAAAAAACCGGCATTGCTTACGTCAGGCCCGTTGAAGAATGCCGGGATTTTTCATTGCCCGACAATTTTCATTACTGGCGGCCAACTTGTCATCACAATGCCGACATTACCGGCCTGTGGAGCCGGTTTATCGAGAATAAATCACCAGCGAAGCTCTTTGACCTCTGGGGACACAGCTATGAGTTCGAAGACAACCGTAATTGGAGTCATATCGAAGAATTTGCGCGGATTGCCGGAGGTTCCGATTCGATCTGGTTTGCGACCAATGATGAGATTTGTGACTATGTTGTAAATTTTCCGGAATAG